From Labeo rohita strain BAU-BD-2019 chromosome 18, IGBB_LRoh.1.0, whole genome shotgun sequence, the proteins below share one genomic window:
- the pdp2 gene encoding pyruvate dehydrogenase [acetyl-transferring]-phosphatase 2, mitochondrial: MLRTHGAVGGALSGVFETCYDGTEKQKKIFQRAVPDAGVVDCFNHCTQAVMSGYLRSSLLLYTGGRHLTSFFAPIHHVLPDTLCRTCSLPFQARSFSSRGGRSDGSSGQEGENTLRAPRHEMDFQLSRLQINTVLRANEQSVRIPEFDGRGGPSPVLRFESNQLSANTPLEDRRSSASCLQTRGMLFGVFDGHGGHACAQAVSERLPYYIAVSMMSESVLEDLEAAMETLRPVPPILQWYKHHNDYNYRESAALYVNHLRVYWQELLASEEHGDGMRPADALTYAFQRLDSDLSLEAQVPLANDLMRSTAIQAAFAGCTACVAHVGPEGVHVANAGDCRAVLGIQEHDGSWSALPLTQDHNAANVVEVERVWRQHPASERQTIIVDDRLLGVLMPLRAFGDVRFKWSRELQQSVLENGDSDLEALNLYQYAPPNYLTPPYLEATPEVTYHRLRPQDRFLILASDGLWDEMTNNEAVRLVAEHLTGIHLQAPVSASQLNLGQMHQLLLKRRARATPALDLNGATHLIRHALGTNEYGEMDQERLATMLALPSDLARMYRDDITVTVIYFNPNFNKTVN, from the exons ATGTTGCGTACACACGGGGCTGTAGGGGGCGCTCTGAGCGGGGTGTTTGAAACCTGCTACGATGGAACCGAAAAACAGAAGAAGATCTTTCAGCGAGCAGTGCCAG ATGCTGGAGTTGTAGACTGCTTCAATCACTGCACCCAGGCAGTAATGTCTGGCTATTTGCGTTCAAGTCTCCTCCTTTACACTGGCGGAAGACATCTGACCAGTTTCTTTGCACCCATTCACCATGTTTTACCTGATACACTGTGTAGAACCTGCTCGCTCCCTTTTCAAGCCCGGAGCTTCTCCTCCCGTGGTGGTCGATCAGATGGAAGCTCAGGACAGGAAGGAGAAAACACACTGCGTGCTCCAAGACATGAAATGGACTTCCAGCTGAGCCGGCTGCAGATCAACACAGTTCTGCGTGCTAATGAGCAATCTGTTCGTATTCCAGAGTTTGATGGCCGTGGTGGTCCCAGTCCAGTGCTGAGGTTTGAAAGCAACCAGCTTTCAGCCAACACTCCGCTAGAGGACCGACGCAGCAGCGCCAGCTGCCTCCAAACTCGCGGCATGCTTTTTGGCGTGTTTGATGGACACGGCGGACATGCGTGTGCTCAAGCAGTCAGCGAGCGTCTGCCTTACTACATTGCTGTATCCATGATGTCAGAGTCCGTCCTGGAGGATCTAGAGGCCGCCATGGAGACCTTACGACCCGTGCCGCCCATTCTTCAGTGGTACAAGCACCATAATGACTACAACTACAGGGAATCAGCAGCCCTCTATGTAAATCATTTGCGTGTTTACTGGCAGGAGCTTCTGGCGAGTGAAGAACATGGTGATGGCATGCGTCCCGCAGATGCTCTCACCTATGCGTTCCAACGACTGGATTCGGATCTTTCTCTCGAGGCACAGGTGCCACTCGCAAATGATCTGATGCGGAGCACGGCCATCCAGGCTGCCTTCGCTGGCTGCACGGCTTGTGTGGCTCACGTTGGACCAGAAGGTGTGCATGTTGCAAATGCAGGAGACTGTCGGGCGGTTTTGGGCATTCAGGAGCATGATGGGAGCTGGAGTGCTTTGCCACTTACACAAGACCACAACGCTGCCAATGTAGTCGAGGTGGAGCGGGTATGGAGGCAGCACCCGGCTAGTGAACGGCAAACCATAATCGTAGACGACAGGCTGCTCGGGGTCCTGATGCCACTTCGTGCATTTGGAGACGTTCGCTTCAAATGGAGTCGTGAGCTCCAACAGAGTGTTCTGGAGAATGGGGACTCTGATTTAGAAGCGCTGAATCTGTATCAATACGCTCCACCTAATTATCTCACCCCACCTTACTTGGAGGCAACACCAGAAGTCACCTACCACCGGCTTCGACCACAGGACCGCTTTTTGATTTTGGCCTCTGATGGTCTATGGGATGAGATGACCAACAATGAGGCGGTGAGGCTTGTGGCGGAACATCTGACTGGTATTCATCTGCAAGCACCGGTTTCAGCCAGCCAGCTCAATTTGGGACAAATGCACCAGCTGCTGCTTAAGCGCCGGGCCAGAGCAACACCCGCTTTGGATTTGAACGGAGCCACACATTTGATTCGCCATGCACTGGGCACAAATGAGTATGGAGAGATGGACCAGGAGAGACTGGCAACCATGCTGGCTCTGCCTAGCGATTTAGCACGCATGTACCGAGATGACATCACTGTCACCGTGATTTATTTTAACCCAAACTTCAACAAAACTGTTAACTAA